The following proteins come from a genomic window of Phnomibacter ginsenosidimutans:
- a CDS encoding potassium channel beta subunit family protein has translation MEYRRLGKSGLQVSVLSFGSWVTFHKQLEDGSADELMGIAYDNGINFFDNAEGYAFGESEKMMGRVLQQKGWDRTSYILSSKVFFGSRPNNKPNQTGLSRKHIVEACHEALQRLQTDYLDLYFCHRPDQNVPMEEIVWTMNHLIQQGKILYWGTSEWSAQEITAAHMVANQYRLIGPTMEQPEYNMFNRTKLEKDYLNIFNNIGLGTTIWSPLAAGVLTGKYNNGIPEGSRLAMEGFEWLVNKQLNDDRIAKVRQLVPIAEELGCSMASLAIAWCAANPHVSTVILGATKASQLTQNLQALEVLPKLTPAVMQRIEEVLQNKPVVTPW, from the coding sequence ATGGAATATCGTCGGTTAGGCAAATCGGGTTTACAGGTGTCTGTACTCAGCTTTGGCAGTTGGGTTACTTTTCACAAGCAGCTGGAAGATGGCAGTGCCGATGAACTCATGGGTATAGCCTACGACAACGGCATTAATTTTTTCGACAATGCCGAAGGATATGCTTTTGGTGAAAGTGAAAAAATGATGGGCCGTGTGCTGCAGCAAAAAGGTTGGGACCGCACCAGCTATATACTCAGTAGCAAAGTGTTTTTTGGCAGCCGGCCCAACAACAAGCCCAACCAAACAGGGCTGAGCCGCAAGCACATTGTAGAAGCCTGCCACGAAGCCTTGCAACGCCTGCAAACCGATTATCTCGATTTGTATTTCTGCCACCGGCCCGACCAAAACGTGCCCATGGAAGAAATAGTGTGGACGATGAACCACCTGATACAACAGGGTAAAATTTTGTATTGGGGCACCAGCGAGTGGAGTGCTCAGGAAATAACAGCAGCTCACATGGTAGCCAATCAGTATCGGCTGATTGGTCCTACCATGGAGCAACCTGAGTACAACATGTTCAACCGTACCAAACTCGAAAAAGACTACCTCAATATTTTCAACAACATAGGCCTCGGCACTACTATCTGGAGCCCGCTGGCGGCAGGGGTGCTTACCGGCAAGTACAACAATGGCATACCCGAAGGCAGCCGCCTGGCCATGGAAGGATTTGAGTGGTTGGTAAATAAGCAACTGAATGACGACCGCATTGCCAAAGTGCGGCAGCTGGTACCCATAGCCGAAGAGCTGGGCTGCAGCATGGCATCGCTGGCTATTGCGTGGTGTGCCGCCAACCCCCATGTGAGTACCGTTATTTTAGGCGCTACCAAGGCTTCGCAGCTTACGCAAAACCTGCAGGCATTGGAGGTACTGCCCAAGCTTACGCCAGCCGTAATGCAGCGAATAGAAGAAGTACTGCAAAACAAGCCGGTGGTTACCCCTTGGTAA
- a CDS encoding DUF937 domain-containing protein, with amino-acid sequence MLDQLLQMVKEYGENEVVNNPAVPNEHNNAVMSEASYAVAGTFQQAIANGNVQDVMSLFQQEDQVMNNPLAQQAQGSFVDSITSKLGIDSGTAKGIAASLLPMIMQTLVKRTNSQAPEDSGFNISSLIGSLTGGGQPGAGSDIGNIISQFTDNGNSGGFDLNNIINQVKGNNEQQPGNSAGLMDMIQGFFGK; translated from the coding sequence ATGCTAGATCAATTATTGCAAATGGTGAAGGAGTATGGCGAAAATGAAGTCGTCAATAATCCCGCCGTACCCAACGAACACAACAATGCCGTGATGAGTGAGGCCAGCTATGCAGTGGCCGGTACTTTTCAGCAAGCCATTGCCAATGGCAATGTGCAGGATGTGATGAGCCTTTTTCAACAAGAAGACCAGGTGATGAACAACCCGCTGGCACAGCAGGCACAAGGCTCTTTTGTAGACAGCATTACCAGCAAGCTGGGCATCGACAGCGGTACCGCAAAAGGAATTGCCGCATCCCTCCTGCCCATGATTATGCAAACACTGGTGAAAAGAACCAATAGCCAGGCACCGGAAGACAGTGGCTTCAACATCAGCAGCCTGATTGGAAGCCTTACTGGTGGCGGCCAGCCGGGGGCCGGTTCAGACATTGGCAACATCATCAGTCAGTTTACAGACAATGGCAATAGTGGAGGCTTCGATTTGAACAATATCATCAATCAGGTGAAGGGCAACAATGAGCAGCAACCCGGCAACAGTGCAGGTTTAATGGACATGATTCAGGGCTTCTTTGGCAAGTAA
- a CDS encoding ACP phosphodiesterase produces the protein MNYLAHAYCSFREPGWLVGNMISDFVKGKKQYDYPPAIYTGIRLHRLIDTFTDSHAAVQEAKTVFRPHYRLYAGAFVDVSFDYFVANDPRCFADAAALESFAQFTYQTLQDHHDFLPEKFQGMLHYMRLQNWLYHYCSMWGMEKSFGGVVRRSQHLTDSATGFALFQQHLPLLQACYNAFSADLWPMLEEWRVAQIQGSDNTALQ, from the coding sequence ATGAATTATCTGGCGCATGCATATTGTTCGTTTCGGGAGCCGGGCTGGCTGGTGGGCAATATGATCAGCGATTTTGTAAAAGGCAAAAAACAATACGACTACCCGCCGGCTATTTATACCGGCATTCGGTTACACCGCCTCATCGATACATTTACCGATAGCCATGCCGCTGTGCAAGAAGCCAAAACGGTTTTCCGGCCGCATTATCGTTTGTATGCCGGTGCATTTGTAGATGTGAGTTTTGATTATTTCGTAGCCAACGATCCCCGTTGTTTTGCCGACGCAGCAGCACTCGAATCCTTTGCACAGTTTACCTACCAAACCCTGCAAGACCACCATGATTTTTTACCCGAAAAATTTCAGGGCATGCTGCACTATATGCGGTTACAAAACTGGTTGTACCACTACTGCAGCATGTGGGGTATGGAAAAAAGTTTTGGCGGCGTAGTGCGGCGCAGCCAGCATCTCACCGATAGTGCAACAGGTTTTGCATTGTTTCAGCAACACTTGCCCTTGTTACAAGCATGTTACAATGCTTTCAGCGCCGATTTGTGGCCCATGCTGGAAGAATGGCGCGTGGCACAAATACAAGGCAGTGATAATACGGCGTTACAGTAA
- a CDS encoding hemolysin family protein, whose translation MYIAILIVALLLIGFFAGMEVAFVSANKLSIELKKKQGKRSGLIISRFLENPSRFIGICLVGFNIFLVLYGLIVSNLMAPVWKFAGLHNIDESETLSVVLNVILSAVFVLAVEFIFKAIFRAKNESLIHFFAPVIQFFFKLFDPISIFFVNVSTWILKYIFNVQVADPKRPFNRIDLEHYFQQTKEASEEDQPDLNKELFENALGLPGVKIRNCLVPRKEIVGVNVGTDMATVTQKMVDTKLSKLVVYDGNIDNILGYVHQLDLFKNPTDLAAILISIPAVPESMSVSDLINKLTRERKSMAWVVDEFGGTAGVVTMEDLLEEIFGEIHDEYDTDEFVEKQLAEGEFMFSGRIELDYLNEKYNLNFEGTESETLSGFVISHHDVLPHQGDRIIIANYQFEILNMSDTRIELLKLKLL comes from the coding sequence ATGTACATCGCTATTCTCATTGTTGCTTTATTGCTCATCGGTTTTTTTGCCGGCATGGAAGTGGCGTTTGTAAGTGCCAATAAACTGAGCATTGAGCTCAAGAAAAAACAGGGCAAACGCAGCGGTCTCATCATTTCCCGTTTTCTGGAAAATCCGTCCCGTTTTATCGGCATTTGTTTGGTGGGCTTCAATATTTTTCTGGTGCTGTATGGGCTCATCGTCAGCAATTTGATGGCACCCGTTTGGAAGTTTGCCGGCCTGCACAACATTGATGAATCAGAAACACTGAGCGTAGTGTTGAATGTGATTTTGTCTGCCGTTTTTGTATTGGCTGTAGAGTTTATTTTCAAAGCCATTTTTCGGGCAAAAAATGAAAGCCTCATTCACTTTTTTGCTCCCGTTATTCAGTTCTTCTTCAAGCTCTTCGATCCCATCAGTATCTTCTTTGTAAATGTATCTACCTGGATTTTGAAATACATTTTCAATGTACAGGTAGCAGATCCCAAACGCCCTTTTAATCGCATTGATCTGGAACATTATTTTCAGCAAACCAAAGAAGCATCAGAAGAAGATCAGCCCGATTTGAATAAGGAATTATTTGAAAATGCGTTGGGCTTGCCGGGCGTAAAAATTCGCAACTGCCTGGTGCCCCGCAAAGAAATTGTAGGCGTAAATGTAGGCACCGATATGGCCACCGTTACCCAAAAAATGGTGGATACCAAACTGAGTAAACTGGTGGTATACGACGGCAATATCGACAATATATTGGGCTACGTACACCAGCTCGACCTGTTTAAAAATCCGACTGATTTGGCGGCCATCCTCATCAGCATTCCTGCTGTGCCAGAGAGTATGAGTGTGTCGGACCTCATCAATAAACTGACCCGGGAACGCAAAAGCATGGCCTGGGTGGTAGATGAATTTGGCGGCACCGCCGGTGTGGTCACCATGGAAGATTTGCTGGAAGAAATTTTTGGCGAAATACATGATGAATACGACACCGATGAGTTTGTAGAAAAGCAACTGGCCGAAGGTGAATTCATGTTTAGTGGCCGCATTGAACTGGATTATCTCAACGAGAAATACAACCTCAATTTTGAAGGCACCGAATCGGAAACGCTCAGCGGATTTGTGATTAGCCATCACGATGTACTACCACACCAGGGCGACCGGATTATTATTGCCAACTATCAGTTTGAAATACTGAACATGAGCGACACCCGCATTGAGCTGCTCAAGCTCAAACTGCTTTAA
- a CDS encoding deoxyhypusine synthase family protein has protein sequence MNKGPVSQFILHHYRHFNAAALIDAAKGYETHLAEGGKMMVTLAGAMSTAELGISLAEMIRQDKIAIISCTGANLEEDVMNLVAHSHYKRVPNYRDLTPQDEWDLLENHYNRVTDTCIPEEEAFRRLQKHLVKQWKDAEANGERYFPHEFLYKTVLSGELEQYYEIDPKDSWIVAAAQKNIPIVVPGWEDSTTGNIFASYVVKGELQASTVKSGIEYMVWLTEWYRQNSSGKGVGFFQIGGGIAGDFPICVVPMMYQDLEWHDVPFWSYFCQISDSTTSYGSYSGAVPNEKITWGKLDIHTPKYIVESDATIVAPLMFAYILGW, from the coding sequence ATGAACAAAGGACCCGTTTCACAATTCATCCTCCACCATTACCGTCACTTCAATGCTGCAGCCCTGATTGATGCTGCCAAAGGCTACGAAACACATTTGGCCGAAGGCGGCAAAATGATGGTTACCCTGGCCGGTGCCATGAGTACTGCAGAATTGGGTATCAGCCTGGCCGAAATGATTCGTCAGGATAAGATTGCCATCATTAGCTGTACTGGTGCCAACCTCGAAGAAGACGTGATGAACCTGGTAGCCCACAGCCACTACAAGCGTGTGCCCAACTACCGCGACCTCACTCCTCAGGACGAGTGGGATTTGCTCGAAAATCATTACAACCGTGTCACTGATACCTGCATTCCGGAAGAGGAAGCCTTCCGCCGTTTGCAAAAGCATTTGGTGAAGCAGTGGAAAGATGCAGAAGCCAATGGCGAACGCTATTTTCCACATGAGTTTTTGTACAAAACTGTATTGAGCGGAGAGCTGGAGCAGTACTATGAAATTGACCCCAAAGACAGCTGGATTGTGGCCGCTGCGCAAAAAAATATTCCCATTGTAGTACCTGGTTGGGAAGACAGCACAACGGGTAACATTTTTGCCAGCTATGTGGTAAAAGGAGAACTGCAGGCCAGCACGGTGAAAAGTGGTATTGAATACATGGTGTGGCTCACAGAATGGTATCGCCAAAACAGCAGCGGCAAGGGTGTTGGCTTCTTCCAGATTGGTGGTGGTATTGCCGGTGATTTTCCGATTTGCGTGGTGCCCATGATGTATCAGGATTTGGAATGGCATGATGTGCCTTTCTGGAGTTACTTCTGCCAAATCAGCGATAGCACAACTTCTTACGGTTCTTACAGTGGTGCAGTACCCAATGAAAAAATTACCTGGGGCAAGCTCGATATTCATACACCTAAGTACATTGTAGAAAGTGATGCGACAATTGTAGCACCGCTGATGTTTGCATACATTTTGGGTTGGTAA
- a CDS encoding GNAT family N-acetyltransferase produces MLRPATVADFSFVYDLYFLPENNPYLLYEPMSKDAFEPIFAAQLNEGVKYIFDINGHAVGMVKISGYTHRMAHIAYIGAVAIHPKYAGHGLGLQLMHDTIHFCKSLGYTRLELDVDDDNPKAKRLYEKAGFETEGLLRNYSNRAAAGQLVHNYRMGILL; encoded by the coding sequence ATGCTCCGACCTGCAACCGTAGCCGATTTCAGTTTTGTATACGACCTCTATTTTTTACCGGAAAACAACCCATACCTCTTGTACGAGCCCATGAGCAAGGATGCGTTTGAACCCATTTTTGCTGCACAGCTAAATGAAGGCGTGAAGTATATTTTCGACATCAACGGGCATGCAGTGGGCATGGTTAAAATCAGCGGCTACACGCACCGCATGGCACATATCGCTTACATTGGTGCAGTAGCTATTCATCCAAAATATGCCGGCCACGGCTTGGGTTTGCAGCTCATGCACGATACCATTCATTTTTGTAAAAGCCTTGGCTATACCCGACTAGAACTGGATGTAGATGACGACAACCCCAAAGCCAAACGGCTGTACGAAAAAGCCGGCTTTGAAACAGAAGGATTGCTGCGCAACTACTCTAACCGTGCTGCTGCAGGGCAGTTGGTACACAACTATCGCATGGGCATTTTACTGTAA
- the lptC gene encoding LPS export ABC transporter periplasmic protein LptC, translated as MATAKAYWLILFSAIVTTMACENNVQEVTALTRKVQEIEEGKNIKGLFSRSGNLAAYLTAPRMQRVKGDTPYVDFPQTIHVDFYDNNRQLQNVVTAKFARYYEGLNKVFLKDSVVVYNMVGDTLLCQTLWWHQADEMFFTEDSVYIRSLTRNLRGTGFRAKSDFSRYTIDNVAGPVQLPAEGADSTMPTTNSAKPAALNTKPTVIAPQ; from the coding sequence ATGGCAACTGCTAAAGCATATTGGCTCATTTTATTCAGCGCTATTGTAACCACAATGGCCTGCGAAAACAATGTGCAGGAAGTAACGGCACTTACCCGAAAAGTGCAGGAAATAGAAGAAGGCAAAAACATCAAAGGGCTGTTTAGCAGAAGTGGCAACCTCGCTGCTTATTTGACTGCCCCCCGTATGCAGCGGGTAAAAGGCGACACGCCCTACGTCGATTTTCCGCAAACCATTCATGTAGACTTTTACGACAACAACCGCCAGTTGCAAAACGTTGTAACGGCCAAATTTGCCCGCTATTACGAAGGGCTCAACAAGGTTTTTTTAAAAGACAGCGTGGTGGTGTACAACATGGTGGGCGATACGTTGCTTTGCCAAACGCTGTGGTGGCACCAAGCAGATGAAATGTTTTTTACAGAAGATTCGGTATACATCCGCAGCCTTACCCGCAACCTGCGTGGTACAGGTTTCAGGGCCAAAAGCGATTTTAGCCGCTACACCATCGACAATGTAGCAGGCCCTGTGCAATTGCCTGCCGAAGGTGCCGATAGCACAATGCCTACCACCAACAGCGCAAAACCGGCTGCCCTTAACACAAAGCCAACGGTGATAGCGCCTCAATAA
- a CDS encoding type III pantothenate kinase, translated as MPVRLRKTLCIDFGNTRQKAALFENDQLLEVRYFGNDLLADMKQLIQEWQPACSILSSVINHDAAIEKLLQEHTALHVLNANSHLPFTTPVGKPETIGADRLALCAAAVLLYPHQNNLIVGLGSAVTYNFVNVRNEFLGGGISPGMMMRMKALNSFTAKLPIVDPEWNVPLVGYDTKTNIQSGVVMGLAMEIDGFIEAYQKKYGAFNVLLTGGDLVHLAPHLKNLIFADPDLLFKGLYAICDLNV; from the coding sequence ATGCCCGTTCGGCTGCGTAAAACACTCTGCATCGATTTTGGCAACACCCGGCAAAAAGCCGCGTTGTTTGAAAATGACCAGCTACTGGAAGTACGCTATTTTGGCAACGACCTGCTGGCCGACATGAAGCAGTTGATTCAAGAGTGGCAGCCCGCCTGCAGTATTTTATCATCTGTTATCAATCATGATGCGGCTATCGAAAAGCTGCTGCAAGAGCACACCGCCTTGCATGTGCTGAATGCGAATAGCCATTTGCCATTTACGACGCCAGTGGGCAAGCCCGAAACCATCGGTGCCGATCGCTTGGCATTGTGTGCGGCAGCAGTATTGCTCTATCCGCATCAAAACAACCTGATTGTGGGCCTCGGCTCTGCCGTTACCTACAACTTTGTGAATGTGCGGAATGAATTCTTGGGCGGCGGTATCAGCCCTGGCATGATGATGCGGATGAAGGCACTCAATTCTTTTACCGCCAAACTGCCCATAGTAGACCCCGAGTGGAACGTGCCGCTGGTGGGCTACGATACCAAAACCAATATCCAAAGCGGCGTGGTAATGGGCCTGGCTATGGAAATTGATGGATTTATTGAAGCGTATCAGAAAAAATACGGGGCATTTAACGTGCTTTTAACCGGGGGTGATTTAGTGCATTTGGCACCCCACCTCAAAAACTTGATATTTGCCGACCCCGATCTATTGTTTAAAGGACTGTATGCAATTTGTGACCTCAATGTTTAA